The following are encoded together in the Lactuca sativa cultivar Salinas chromosome 1, Lsat_Salinas_v11, whole genome shotgun sequence genome:
- the LOC111899445 gene encoding uncharacterized protein LOC111899445, which produces MVKSRAFQLTVEEDSATPGVVTGSFLVNDISTFILFDSGATQSFVSLALSKRFARAPRELDFVIADDRLVQVARVHRGCILRIFKKQYPIDLVPIPLRRNKGDRAQCGTHLCLAVRAKCYIQQGCSGFVAYVMDTQDKGTTTVGDVLIVWDYPDVFPEDFPGVPPERKVEFRIYLVLGAALIAKASSRLTPPEI; this is translated from the exons ATGGTGAAAAGCAGGGCTTTCCAGTTGACGGTCGAAGAGGATAGCGCGACACCTggtgtggtgacgg gatcgttcctcgtGAACGATATTTCTACTTTCATATTATTTGATTCTGGGGCTACCCAAtcctttgtatcgcttgcgcttagtaAGAGGTTTGCTAGAGCTCCGAGGGAGCTAGATTTTGTGATTGCAGATGATCGACTTGTCCAggttgcgagggttcatcggggttgtATTCTTCGGATATTCAAAAAGCAatatccgattgatttggttcccatccctttgCGTAGGAACAAG GGAGATAGAGCTCAGTGTGGGACGCATTTGTGTTTAGCAGTGAGGGCCAAGTGTTATATTCAACAGGGTTGTTCTGGGTTtgttgcctatgttatggatacccaggatAAGGGTACGACGACTGTGGGCGATGTGTTAATTGTGTGGGATTAtcctgatgtgtttccagaggattttcctggggtgccTCCAGAGAGGAAAGTTGAGTTCAGGATTTATTTGGTTttaggtgcggctctgatagccaaagcaTCATCTCGGTTGACGCCTCCCGAGATATAG